One region of Xylanimonas ulmi genomic DNA includes:
- a CDS encoding GH36-type glycosyl hydrolase domain-containing protein, whose protein sequence is MRYGHFDDSAREYVITTPHTPYPWINYLGSEQFFSLLSHQAGGYSFYRDAKLRRLTRYRYNNIPTDVGGRYLFVNDGGDVWTPSWLPVKADLDHFEARHGLGYSTITGERGGLRVSTTFLVPLGENAEVQKVTLTNTSDAAKSVSVFPYVEFCLWNAEDDQTNYQRNLSIGEVEVEPSTPSGGSAVYHRTEYRERRDHYAVFAVNVPAAGFDTDRDAFVGAYNHLGEAAVPRAGRATGSVASGWYPVGAFQVDLTLEPGESRDVVVMLGYVENPEAEKWADDAHQVVDKRRAHALLERFATGDAVDAALAALREHWTALLSTYEVRSGDERLDRMVNIWNQYQCMVTFNMSRSASYFETGMGRGMGFRDSSQDLLGFVHLVPERARERIVDIASTQFPDGSAYHQYQPLTKRGNHNLGSGFNDDPMWLVGGVAAYVKETGDWGILDEPVPFDNEPGTEAPLFEHLVRSVEFVLSHLGPHGLPLIGRADWNDCLNLNCFSTTPGESFQTTGNKTGGVAESTFIAAQFVLYGEQFVELARRRGDDAQAARAADAVAAMRQALLTDGWDGRWFLRAYDYYGRPIGTDADPEGKIWIEPQGFAIMAGVGVESSDPTTPEWAASPAGKALTAVEELLGTEHGMVLQYPAYTTYQVHMGEVSTYPPGYKENGGIFCHNNPWVIIAETVAGDGARAFDHYRRITPAYREEISDVHRLEPYVYAQMIAGKQAVRHGEAKNSWLTGTAAWNFVAVSQYLLGVRPDFDGLVVDPQIGPDVPEFTVTRVARGATYEITVHNSGRPGARATLTVDGAPIKGRTVPYAAPGAHVTITATL, encoded by the coding sequence ATGCGTTACGGCCACTTCGACGACTCGGCGCGCGAGTACGTCATCACCACGCCGCACACGCCGTACCCGTGGATCAACTACCTCGGGTCGGAGCAGTTCTTCTCGCTGCTCAGCCACCAGGCCGGCGGGTACTCCTTCTACCGCGACGCGAAGCTGCGCCGTCTGACGCGGTACCGCTACAACAACATCCCCACCGACGTCGGCGGACGCTACCTGTTCGTCAATGACGGCGGCGACGTGTGGACGCCGTCGTGGCTTCCCGTCAAGGCCGACCTCGACCACTTCGAGGCCCGGCACGGACTCGGCTACTCGACCATCACGGGCGAGCGCGGCGGGCTGCGGGTGTCCACCACATTCCTCGTGCCGCTGGGCGAGAACGCCGAGGTCCAGAAGGTCACGCTCACCAACACCTCCGACGCCGCCAAGTCCGTCTCGGTGTTCCCGTACGTCGAGTTCTGCTTGTGGAACGCCGAGGACGACCAGACCAACTACCAGCGCAACCTGTCGATCGGCGAGGTCGAGGTCGAGCCGTCGACGCCGTCGGGCGGCTCGGCGGTCTACCACCGCACCGAGTACCGCGAGCGCCGCGACCACTACGCGGTCTTCGCCGTGAATGTGCCCGCGGCCGGGTTCGACACCGACCGCGACGCGTTCGTCGGCGCGTACAACCACCTGGGCGAGGCGGCCGTGCCGCGCGCGGGCCGGGCCACGGGCTCGGTCGCGTCCGGGTGGTACCCGGTGGGCGCGTTCCAGGTCGACCTGACGCTGGAGCCGGGCGAGTCGCGCGACGTCGTCGTCATGCTGGGCTACGTGGAGAACCCCGAGGCGGAGAAGTGGGCCGACGACGCCCACCAGGTCGTGGACAAGCGGCGTGCCCACGCGCTGCTGGAGCGCTTCGCGACCGGCGACGCCGTCGACGCGGCGCTGGCCGCGCTGCGCGAGCACTGGACGGCGCTGCTGTCGACCTATGAGGTGCGCTCGGGCGACGAGCGGCTGGACCGGATGGTCAACATCTGGAACCAGTACCAGTGCATGGTCACGTTCAACATGTCGCGCTCGGCGTCGTACTTCGAGACGGGCATGGGGCGCGGGATGGGGTTCCGCGACTCGTCGCAAGACCTGCTCGGGTTCGTGCACCTGGTGCCCGAGCGGGCGCGTGAGCGCATCGTCGACATCGCGTCCACGCAGTTCCCCGACGGCTCCGCCTACCACCAGTACCAGCCGCTGACCAAGCGCGGGAACCACAACCTCGGGTCGGGGTTCAACGACGACCCGATGTGGCTCGTGGGCGGCGTGGCCGCGTACGTCAAGGAGACCGGCGACTGGGGGATCCTCGACGAGCCCGTGCCGTTCGACAACGAGCCCGGCACCGAGGCGCCACTGTTCGAGCACCTGGTGCGCTCGGTCGAGTTCGTGCTGAGCCACCTGGGCCCGCACGGGCTGCCGCTCATCGGGCGCGCCGACTGGAACGACTGCCTCAACCTCAACTGCTTCTCGACGACGCCGGGCGAGTCGTTCCAGACCACGGGCAACAAGACGGGCGGGGTCGCGGAGTCGACCTTCATCGCCGCGCAGTTCGTGCTGTACGGGGAGCAGTTCGTCGAGCTCGCCCGCCGTCGCGGCGACGACGCGCAGGCGGCGCGCGCGGCGGACGCCGTCGCCGCGATGCGCCAGGCGCTGCTGACCGACGGGTGGGACGGGCGCTGGTTCCTGCGCGCCTACGACTACTACGGGCGCCCGATCGGCACCGACGCCGACCCCGAGGGCAAGATCTGGATCGAGCCGCAGGGCTTCGCCATCATGGCGGGCGTCGGGGTCGAGTCGAGTGACCCGACCACGCCCGAGTGGGCCGCGAGCCCCGCGGGCAAGGCGCTGACCGCCGTCGAGGAGTTGCTGGGCACCGAGCACGGCATGGTGTTGCAATACCCCGCCTACACCACCTACCAGGTGCATATGGGGGAGGTGTCCACCTACCCGCCGGGGTACAAGGAGAACGGCGGCATCTTCTGCCACAACAACCCGTGGGTCATCATCGCCGAGACCGTCGCGGGCGACGGGGCGCGGGCGTTCGACCACTACAGGCGCATCACGCCCGCCTACCGCGAGGAGATCAGCGACGTACATCGGCTTGAGCCGTACGTGTACGCCCAGATGATCGCGGGCAAGCAGGCCGTGCGGCACGGCGAGGCCAAGAACTCGTGGCTTACGGGCACCGCCGCGTGGAACTTCGTCGCGGTCAGCCAGTACCTGCTGGGCGTGCGCCCGGACTTCGACGGCCTGGTCGTCGACCCGCAGATCGGCCCCGACGTCCCCGAGTTCACCGTCACGCGCGTCGCCCGCGGCGCCACCTACGAGATCACGGTCCACAACAGCGGCCGCCCCGGCGCCCGCGCCACCCTCACTGTCGACGGCGCCCCGATCAAGGGCCGCACCGTCCCCTACGCCGCCCCCGGCGCCCACGTCACCATCACCGCCACCCTCTAG
- a CDS encoding type IV toxin-antitoxin system AbiEi family antitoxin domain-containing protein: MRRWGVGVGWDGAVRRSSGVPDGVVRLASQQEGLVTSRQLAACGVPRQRVADKVAQGTLVRVSRGVFDVELVPVVDRTPHWARAQGWERPGAVVDHLHRRAAILALFERGSAAIAVGLAALALHEVRGLPADFDPAVTIPRRAPRTSPGRGSVRRARRSDDVVIVRGLRAAPLPCAVAQALLELASRPGRRRYAVALLDDVVSRGLIDLDGLREVRRRVWHRPGAAQAREWLDQVNPGSQSPAETWARLSCEDAGCPPDRLQLEVRNHAGILIARVDMAWLLPRGGWLFAEIDGQDVHSTPLAVVRDRTRQNLLADLGAVLRFTGRDAWSGRVADEVARRLTTAGWRPRRPTPPTLHLPH, encoded by the coding sequence GTGCGGCGGTGGGGGGTGGGGGTGGGGTGGGATGGGGCGGTGAGGCGGTCGAGTGGGGTGCCGGACGGGGTGGTCAGGCTCGCCTCGCAGCAGGAGGGGCTCGTGACGAGTCGGCAGCTCGCCGCGTGCGGCGTGCCACGGCAGCGCGTCGCCGACAAGGTGGCGCAGGGAACGCTCGTGCGGGTCTCGCGGGGCGTGTTCGACGTCGAACTCGTCCCCGTGGTGGACCGCACGCCGCACTGGGCGCGCGCACAGGGGTGGGAGCGGCCCGGCGCCGTCGTCGACCACCTTCATCGTCGCGCCGCGATCCTCGCCCTGTTCGAGCGGGGATCGGCCGCGATTGCGGTCGGACTCGCCGCGCTCGCCCTCCACGAGGTGCGCGGCCTGCCCGCGGACTTCGACCCCGCGGTCACCATCCCCCGGCGCGCACCGCGAACGTCACCCGGCCGTGGCTCGGTCCGGCGCGCACGCCGGTCGGACGACGTCGTCATCGTCCGCGGTCTGCGCGCCGCTCCCCTGCCCTGCGCCGTCGCGCAAGCGCTGCTCGAACTCGCCAGCCGTCCCGGGCGCCGGCGCTACGCCGTCGCTCTGCTCGACGACGTCGTCAGCCGCGGCCTCATCGACCTTGACGGACTGAGGGAGGTCAGGCGTCGGGTGTGGCACCGGCCGGGGGCCGCGCAAGCGCGCGAGTGGCTCGACCAGGTGAATCCCGGCTCTCAGTCGCCGGCCGAGACCTGGGCACGGCTCTCCTGTGAGGACGCTGGATGCCCGCCCGACCGGCTTCAACTGGAGGTCAGGAACCACGCCGGCATCCTTATCGCGCGCGTCGACATGGCCTGGCTCTTGCCCCGCGGCGGGTGGCTGTTCGCGGAGATCGACGGGCAGGACGTCCACAGCACCCCTCTCGCCGTCGTGCGCGACCGCACCCGGCAGAACCTTCTCGCCGACCTCGGGGCGGTGTTGCGCTTCACCGGACGCGACGCGTGGAGCGGGCGCGTCGCCGATGAGGTCGCCCGCCGCCTCACCACAGCAGGCTGGCGCCCCCGCCGCCCCACGCCACCCACCCTTCACCTCCCCCACTAA
- a CDS encoding LacI family DNA-binding transcriptional regulator, whose protein sequence is MSGAQPTLDDVAREASVSRSTASRAINGGERVSPEAQAAVDDAVARLGYSPNRAARSLVTRRTDSIALVVPEPDTLVLTDPFLTGVIRGVSDGLVGADLQLVLLLNRVDEGPGRLARYLASGHVDGAIVASHHRRDQLESALARAQLPAVFVGRPFGDATHHYVDVDNVAGARLATQRLIDSGRRRIGTITGPLDMPAGIDRLQGWRDTLREHGLRDDAVVECDFTASGGAAAASRLLDAHPDLDGIFAASDLMAEGVLRTLHSRGARVPDDVALVGFDDLGIAQHTSPRLTTVHNPVIRTTMAATAALLALLAGAPVPTTPQIFTPTLIEGESA, encoded by the coding sequence GTGAGCGGCGCGCAGCCGACACTCGACGACGTCGCGCGCGAGGCGAGCGTCTCGCGCTCGACGGCCTCGCGCGCCATCAACGGCGGCGAGCGCGTCTCGCCCGAGGCTCAGGCCGCCGTCGACGACGCGGTCGCACGCCTGGGCTACTCGCCGAACCGCGCGGCGCGCTCGCTCGTGACGCGACGCACCGACTCGATCGCACTGGTGGTGCCCGAGCCCGACACGCTCGTGCTCACCGACCCGTTCCTCACCGGCGTGATCCGGGGCGTGTCGGACGGCCTGGTGGGCGCCGACCTGCAGCTCGTGCTGCTGCTCAACCGCGTCGACGAGGGCCCCGGCCGCCTCGCGCGCTACCTCGCCTCGGGTCACGTCGACGGGGCGATCGTCGCCTCGCACCACCGCCGCGACCAGCTCGAGTCGGCGCTCGCGCGAGCACAACTGCCCGCGGTGTTCGTGGGCCGCCCGTTCGGCGACGCGACACACCACTACGTCGACGTCGACAACGTCGCGGGCGCGCGCCTGGCGACCCAGCGGCTCATCGACAGCGGGCGACGGCGCATCGGCACGATCACCGGGCCGCTCGACATGCCGGCCGGCATCGACCGGCTCCAGGGGTGGCGCGACACACTCCGCGAGCACGGCCTGCGTGACGACGCCGTCGTCGAGTGCGACTTCACGGCCTCAGGGGGCGCGGCGGCCGCCTCCCGCCTGCTCGACGCGCACCCCGACCTCGACGGCATCTTCGCCGCGTCCGACCTCATGGCCGAGGGGGTGCTGCGCACGCTGCACTCGCGCGGGGCGCGGGTGCCCGACGACGTCGCGCTGGTCGGCTTCGACGACCTGGGGATCGCACAACACACCAGCCCACGGCTGACGACGGTGCACAACCCGGTGATCCGCACGACGATGGCCGCCACCGCCGCGTTGCTCGCCCTCCTCGCCGGAGCCCCCGTCCCCACAACCCCCCAAATCTTCACCCCCACCCTCATCGAGGGCGAAAGCGCCTAA
- a CDS encoding glycoside hydrolase family 1 protein, producing the protein MPFAVPAAGPRRPAPGTTLPFAPSAPLAPTSNATGAVAFPPGFVWGAATAAFQIEGATAEDGRTDSIWDVFARVPGAVAGGDDGAVACDHYHRYRDDVALMRSLHLGAYRFSTSWARVRPDGGAPNPRGLAFYDRLVDELLAADILPWVTLYHWDLPQALEDAGGWPARETAYRFADYAMTAHEALGDRVRVWTTLNEPWCSSFLSYIGGEHAPGRTSRRDGVAAAHHLLLGHGLAAAAIREVDPTAVVGLTVNLTVADPVDPANPADVAAAAKHDGLFNRTFLDPVLRGDYPADVREWLAPYGLDDVVRDGDLPLISTPIDALGVNYYNGSSVAATPPAVVDAGVTDRPDGVRDDADAPRRHTQAPTPSPEGVHHHGRGLPRTAMGWEVQPEGLTRLLTRLHRDYTGPAGVALYVTENGAAYDDVADDDGFVDDSGDRLAYLDAHLRAVKDAIDAGADVRGYFAWSLLDNFEWAHGYSKRFGIVRTDYATQRRTVKASGRWYGQVARTGVVPDASAVAGADQSADGVTGGAADGRAAGGDDGAGGARAAARGAVGPRGADS; encoded by the coding sequence ATGCCGTTCGCCGTGCCGGCCGCCGGCCCCCGCCGCCCCGCCCCGGGGACCACCCTCCCGTTCGCTCCGAGCGCGCCGCTCGCCCCGACGTCGAACGCGACGGGCGCGGTCGCCTTCCCCCCGGGGTTCGTGTGGGGCGCGGCCACAGCCGCCTTCCAGATCGAGGGCGCCACCGCCGAGGACGGACGCACCGACTCGATCTGGGACGTGTTCGCGCGCGTGCCGGGCGCCGTCGCGGGCGGCGACGACGGCGCGGTCGCGTGCGACCACTACCACCGCTACCGCGACGACGTCGCCCTCATGCGCTCGCTCCATCTGGGCGCCTACCGGTTCTCGACGTCGTGGGCGCGGGTGCGGCCCGACGGCGGCGCCCCCAACCCGCGCGGCCTGGCGTTCTACGACCGGCTCGTCGACGAGCTGCTCGCCGCGGACATCCTGCCGTGGGTCACGCTCTACCACTGGGACCTGCCGCAGGCGCTCGAGGACGCCGGCGGGTGGCCCGCGCGCGAGACCGCCTACCGGTTCGCGGACTACGCGATGACGGCGCACGAGGCGCTGGGTGACCGTGTGCGCGTGTGGACCACGCTCAACGAGCCCTGGTGCTCGTCGTTCCTGTCCTACATCGGCGGGGAGCACGCGCCCGGCCGCACCTCGCGCCGCGACGGCGTCGCCGCCGCGCACCACCTGCTGCTGGGCCACGGCCTGGCCGCCGCCGCGATCCGCGAGGTCGACCCCACCGCCGTCGTCGGCCTGACCGTCAACCTCACGGTCGCCGACCCCGTCGACCCGGCCAACCCCGCCGACGTGGCCGCGGCCGCCAAGCACGACGGGCTGTTCAACCGCACGTTCCTCGACCCGGTGCTGCGCGGCGACTACCCCGCCGACGTGCGCGAGTGGCTCGCGCCCTACGGCCTCGACGACGTCGTGCGCGACGGCGACCTGCCGCTCATCTCGACGCCCATCGACGCCCTGGGCGTCAACTACTACAACGGCTCATCCGTCGCCGCGACGCCCCCCGCCGTCGTCGACGCGGGCGTGACCGACCGGCCCGACGGCGTGCGCGACGACGCCGACGCGCCCCGCCGCCACACGCAGGCGCCGACGCCGTCCCCCGAGGGCGTCCACCACCACGGTCGCGGTCTGCCGCGCACGGCGATGGGCTGGGAGGTGCAGCCCGAGGGGCTGACCCGCCTGCTCACGCGCCTGCACCGCGACTACACCGGGCCGGCGGGCGTGGCGCTGTACGTCACCGAGAACGGCGCCGCCTACGACGACGTCGCCGACGACGACGGGTTCGTCGACGACAGCGGCGACCGCCTGGCCTACCTCGACGCGCACCTGCGGGCCGTCAAGGACGCCATCGACGCGGGCGCCGACGTGCGCGGGTACTTCGCCTGGTCGCTGCTCGACAACTTCGAGTGGGCGCACGGGTACTCCAAGCGGTTCGGGATCGTGCGCACCGACTACGCGACACAACGGCGGACCGTCAAGGCGTCGGGGCGCTGGTACGGGCAGGTGGCGCGCACCGGCGTCGTGCCGGATGCGAGCGCCGTCGCAGGCGCCGACCAGAGCGCTGACGGGGTCACTGGCGGGGCCGCTGACGGGCGCGCCGCCGGGGGCGATGACGGGGCCGGGGGCGCGAGGGCTGCGGCGCGCGGCGCCGTCGGGCCGCGAGGGGCTGACTCGTGA
- a CDS encoding carbohydrate ABC transporter permease, with the protein MSREVSVAAIRQVGGKGVANAAARKRRIVVTSEGRRPGWVSYAILTAVLLVSVFPLYYAISIASQPTTDTQYGLPALKLGSGLFRNLSTAFGEIDFLTALSGTLLVSTVCALSTVLFSTLAGYAFAKLRFRGRGPLLFFVIGTMAIPTQLAVVPLYIMMARLHLFGTLAAVMIPGLVTAFGVFWMTQYLDGALPFELIEAARVDGASMIRTFWSVALPAARPAAAMLALFTFVAQWTNYYWPMLILGPNKNSMLTVAAAALKGARFTDYTLVMSGVVLTAFPLIIVFFFAGRQLVSGIMAGAVKG; encoded by the coding sequence ATGAGCCGCGAGGTCTCCGTCGCCGCGATCCGCCAGGTCGGCGGCAAGGGCGTCGCAAACGCCGCGGCGCGCAAGCGTCGCATCGTCGTCACGAGCGAGGGCCGCCGCCCCGGCTGGGTGTCCTACGCGATCTTGACGGCCGTCCTGCTCGTCTCGGTGTTCCCGCTGTACTACGCCATCTCGATCGCGTCGCAGCCCACCACCGACACCCAGTACGGGCTGCCCGCCCTCAAGCTCGGCTCGGGCCTGTTCCGGAACCTGAGCACGGCGTTCGGCGAGATCGACTTCCTCACCGCGCTCAGCGGCACGCTGCTGGTCTCGACCGTGTGCGCGCTGTCGACCGTGCTGTTCTCGACCCTCGCCGGGTACGCGTTCGCCAAGCTGCGCTTCCGCGGCCGCGGCCCGCTGCTGTTCTTCGTCATCGGCACGATGGCGATCCCGACGCAGCTCGCCGTCGTGCCGCTGTACATCATGATGGCCCGCCTGCACCTGTTCGGGACGCTCGCGGCCGTCATGATCCCCGGCCTGGTCACCGCGTTCGGCGTGTTCTGGATGACGCAGTACCTCGACGGCGCCCTGCCGTTCGAGCTCATCGAGGCGGCCCGCGTCGACGGCGCGTCGATGATCCGCACGTTCTGGTCGGTGGCGCTGCCCGCCGCCCGCCCGGCCGCCGCCATGCTCGCACTGTTCACCTTCGTGGCGCAGTGGACCAACTACTACTGGCCCATGTTGATCCTCGGCCCCAACAAGAACTCGATGCTGACGGTCGCCGCCGCCGCGCTCAAGGGCGCGCGGTTCACCGACTACACACTGGTGATGTCCGGCGTCGTGCTCACGGCGTTCCCGCTGATCATCGTGTTCTTCTTCGCGGGCCGTCAGCTCGTGTCCGGGATTATGGCGGGCGCCGTCAAGGGCTGA
- a CDS encoding carbohydrate ABC transporter permease codes for MTANPVAPDKPQTPPPAHDDAHERRLRARGRRGRLDVRLSPYLYISPFFLLFALTGLFPLIYTAWVATRQWNTITGDGGVAVCGAVCGSTDPSIFANFQWVLNQPAFWDALRNTFSIFLISTIPQLIAALILAAILDANLKAKTFWRMGVLLPYVIAPSAAAIIFSQIFSDQSGLINTFLGWIGVSPVPWHANTLASHIAIASIVNFRWTGYNTLILLAAMQAIPRDVFEASVVDGAGRVRQLVSVTIPMLRPTLIFVIITSTIGGLQIFDEPQMFTQGTSGYGGPNRQFLTVSLYLWDLGFNHVSIGQPNLGRSAAVAWLLFLIVVAFAIVNFLLTRRIASAGGAPARKHHAKEVAR; via the coding sequence GTGACCGCCAACCCCGTCGCCCCCGACAAACCCCAGACCCCTCCCCCAGCCCACGACGACGCCCACGAGCGCCGTCTGCGCGCACGCGGCCGGCGCGGACGCCTCGACGTCCGGCTCTCGCCCTACCTCTACATCTCGCCGTTCTTCCTGCTGTTCGCGCTGACCGGCCTGTTCCCCCTCATCTACACGGCCTGGGTCGCGACCCGGCAGTGGAACACCATCACGGGCGACGGCGGCGTCGCCGTCTGCGGCGCGGTCTGCGGATCGACCGACCCGTCGATCTTCGCGAACTTCCAGTGGGTGCTGAACCAGCCCGCGTTCTGGGACGCGCTGCGCAACACGTTCTCGATCTTCCTGATCTCGACCATCCCGCAGCTCATCGCGGCGCTCATCCTGGCCGCCATCCTCGACGCCAACCTCAAGGCCAAGACGTTCTGGCGCATGGGCGTGCTGCTGCCCTACGTCATCGCCCCGTCCGCGGCGGCGATCATCTTCTCGCAGATCTTCAGCGACCAGTCGGGCCTCATCAACACGTTCCTGGGGTGGATCGGCGTCAGCCCCGTGCCCTGGCACGCCAACACGCTCGCGAGCCACATCGCCATCGCGAGCATCGTCAACTTCCGCTGGACGGGCTACAACACGCTCATCCTGCTGGCGGCCATGCAGGCCATTCCGCGCGATGTGTTCGAGGCGTCCGTGGTCGACGGCGCCGGGCGCGTGCGCCAACTCGTGTCGGTGACGATCCCGATGCTGCGGCCCACGCTGATCTTCGTCATCATCACCTCGACCATCGGCGGCCTGCAGATCTTCGACGAGCCGCAGATGTTCACCCAGGGCACCTCGGGATACGGCGGGCCCAACCGCCAGTTCCTGACCGTGTCGCTGTACTTGTGGGACCTGGGCTTCAACCACGTCTCGATCGGGCAGCCCAACCTCGGCCGGTCGGCCGCCGTCGCCTGGCTGCTGTTCCTCATCGTGGTGGCGTTCGCGATCGTCAACTTCCTGCTCACCCGGCGTATCGCGTCGGCCGGCGGCGCCCCCGCCCGCAAGCACCACGCCAAGGAGGTGGCTCGATGA
- a CDS encoding ABC transporter substrate-binding protein, whose translation MKNATRKGFGAVAGAAVLALAASACSNGGSDDASGDTTDAGGQVTIKVSTFNNFGLGAPSDTRPGADLWAKYEAEHPNVKIDEVVAASSDDARAAFNTAISTGTGAYDIQAVDVDWMPSIMAQPDAFVDLGAYAGDNDWLDWKKEQGTTPDGKVVGLGTDIGPEGICYRSDLFAAAGLPTDRAEVATLLGGADATWDKYFEVGQQYTDATGKAWFDSSAAVFQGMVNQIEYSHVDKDGNVIAGTNPDVKAAFDKVTAAALAGQSAGLQQWSDDFNAAFKSDKFATTLCPAWFINNIKGNAGADFTGWDIADVFPGGGGNWGGSFLVVPEQSKVKEEAAKLAAWITAPEQQAAVFAAASNFPSSPTAQADPSVADKTEPFLNDAPVGQIFANRAKAVTVVPFKGAQYFDIQTKMADALNRVDVTKEQSPQQSFDQWLQDVKALS comes from the coding sequence GTGAAGAACGCGACCAGGAAGGGCTTCGGCGCCGTCGCAGGCGCCGCTGTCCTGGCGCTCGCCGCCTCGGCATGCTCGAACGGCGGCTCGGACGACGCCTCGGGCGACACGACCGACGCCGGCGGCCAGGTCACCATCAAGGTGAGCACGTTCAACAACTTCGGCCTGGGCGCCCCCAGCGACACCCGCCCCGGCGCGGACCTGTGGGCCAAGTACGAGGCCGAACACCCCAACGTGAAGATCGACGAGGTCGTGGCGGCGTCGTCGGACGACGCGCGCGCGGCCTTCAACACCGCCATCTCGACCGGCACGGGCGCCTACGACATCCAGGCCGTCGACGTCGACTGGATGCCCTCGATCATGGCCCAGCCCGACGCGTTCGTGGACCTGGGCGCCTACGCGGGCGACAACGACTGGCTCGACTGGAAGAAGGAGCAGGGCACCACCCCCGACGGCAAGGTCGTGGGCCTGGGCACCGACATCGGCCCCGAGGGCATCTGCTACCGCTCCGACCTGTTCGCGGCCGCCGGCCTGCCGACCGACCGCGCCGAGGTCGCCACCCTGCTCGGCGGCGCCGACGCCACCTGGGACAAGTACTTCGAGGTCGGCCAGCAGTACACCGACGCGACCGGCAAGGCGTGGTTCGACTCCTCGGCCGCCGTCTTCCAGGGCATGGTCAACCAGATCGAGTACTCGCACGTCGACAAGGACGGCAACGTCATCGCCGGCACCAACCCCGACGTCAAGGCCGCCTTCGACAAGGTGACCGCGGCGGCCCTCGCCGGCCAGTCCGCCGGCCTGCAGCAGTGGAGCGACGACTTCAACGCGGCGTTCAAGTCCGACAAGTTCGCCACGACACTGTGCCCCGCCTGGTTCATCAACAACATCAAGGGCAACGCCGGCGCCGACTTCACCGGCTGGGACATCGCCGACGTCTTCCCCGGCGGCGGCGGCAACTGGGGCGGCTCGTTCCTCGTCGTCCCCGAGCAGTCCAAGGTCAAGGAGGAGGCCGCCAAGCTCGCCGCGTGGATCACCGCGCCCGAGCAGCAGGCCGCCGTCTTCGCCGCGGCGTCCAACTTCCCGAGCTCGCCGACCGCGCAGGCCGACCCGTCCGTCGCCGACAAGACCGAGCCGTTCCTCAACGACGCCCCGGTCGGGCAGATCTTCGCCAACCGCGCCAAGGCCGTGACCGTCGTCCCGTTCAAGGGCGCGCAGTACTTCGACATCCAGACCAAGATGGCCGACGCGCTCAACCGCGTCGACGTCACCAAGGAGCAGTCACCGCAGCAGTCGTTCGACCAGTGGCTGCAGGACGTCAAGGCGCTGTCCTGA
- a CDS encoding DUF2505 domain-containing protein, whose product MHLNVEQTYPASVEDVAAMLADASFVRWRAERTTGAGTVEQADVDSDPDGGFTVLVRRTLPTDQIPAQARPFVGARLEVRQAEVWEAARGGRRVGTVALEITGAPVRLTGTVTLEPLADGGARQVYTGDVRATVPLFASVVEQATAGTVRSTLTAEEAAGRDWLAGVR is encoded by the coding sequence GTGCACCTGAACGTCGAGCAGACCTATCCCGCGAGCGTCGAGGACGTCGCCGCGATGTTGGCCGACGCCTCGTTCGTCCGCTGGCGGGCCGAGCGCACGACGGGTGCGGGCACCGTCGAGCAGGCGGACGTCGACTCTGACCCCGACGGCGGGTTCACGGTGCTGGTGCGCCGCACCCTGCCGACCGACCAGATCCCCGCGCAGGCGCGCCCGTTCGTCGGCGCGCGGCTCGAGGTGCGCCAGGCCGAGGTGTGGGAGGCCGCTCGGGGCGGGCGCCGCGTGGGCACCGTGGCGCTCGAGATCACGGGGGCGCCGGTGCGCCTGACCGGCACGGTGACGTTGGAGCCGCTTGCGGACGGGGGCGCTCGCCAGGTCTACACGGGTGACGTGCGCGCGACGGTCCCGCTGTTCGCCTCGGTCGTCGAGCAGGCCACCGCGGGCACGGTGCGATCGACGCTCACGGCCGAGGAGGCCGCCGGGCGCGACTGGCTCGCCGGGGTGCGCTGA